The following proteins are encoded in a genomic region of Necator americanus strain Aroian chromosome II, whole genome shotgun sequence:
- a CDS encoding hypothetical protein (NECATOR_CHRII.G8714.T1) — protein MDNTIISEKMSKLIKWSILALVVVGVLAAAAAVLIVLLRNRSKSVSEEDDDYKTTSKKWSTAARSTRDVLTEFPTSTATRGDPDEKSTTELPHREQPHCLFVGDLYNFGSNNEAYDEEGNLIADIGYSLLEQSPTSTIGFWAYGHTKIPKSPITALDRMSQKYVDFVHALEEMEYVQVEDPLSTSQAIEVINKADDKSNRANCLIFFSAQPDSENLPRLDPKNMNIDRIVAIGFNSTDLSYITAKNAVALSIPYEYNSAHVDAVIKAIKITTKKTSKVNSPASPRRQTTRRQISTREVPDINEPHCVYAGDLLNFGNDTILYEKERDFIIKIGKKIFESGTRSRAGFWTYGYTSGPRGVKSTFENMVENVDDFISDVNKKMKYEAVEKPNLTTKGAIANLNNASDGNRNANCLVFFTGIEDPTGLSKLNPSKNVKLDRIVAVSLKGSDLSNIVVKPKGTAVNVSSDFTDEDVKNVVDAIRITFNV, from the exons ATGGATAACACGAtcatttcagagaaaatgAGCAAACTTATTAAATGGAGTATTCTGGCTCTTGTCGTTGTGGGAGTTCTTGCTGCTGCAGCTGCTGTTCTTATCGTTCTGTTAAGAAATAGGAGCAAAAGTG TTTCAGAAGAAGATGATGATTATAAAACTACTTCGAAGAAGTGGTCAACAGCCGCACGATCAACTCGAGACGTTTTGACGGAATTCCCAACATCTACAGCCACTCGGGGTGATCCTGATGAAAAATCGACTACTGAAT TACCTCACCGGGAACAGCCACACTGTCTCTTTGTTGGTGATCTATACAATTTCGGGAGCAACAATGAAGCATACGATGAa gaaggaAACCTTATCGCTGACATTGGTTACTCTCTTCTTGAACAATCACCGACTTCGACAATAGGATTTTGGGCGTATGGGCACacaaaaatcccaaaatctcCGATAACCGCTCTCGATAGGATGAGTCAGAAATACGTTGACTTCGTCCATgctttggaagaaatggaatacGTTCAAGTTGAGGATCCCCTGTCAACATCACA GGCAATAGAGGTAATCAACAAAGCAGATGATAAGAGCAATCGTGCGAATTGCCTGATCTTCTTCTCAGCGCA ACCGGACTCCGAAAACCTACCACGATTAGATCCAAAGAACATGAACATTGACAGGATTGTGGCAATTGGCTTTAACA GTACGGATCTTAGTTATATAACTGCAAAAAATGCTGTGGCTTTAAGTATTCCATATGAATACAATTCTGCACATGTGGATGCTGTCATAAAAGCTATTAAAAT CACTACGAAAAAGACAAGCAAAGTTAATTCACCAGCATCACCTCGAAGGCAAACAACGCGTAGGCAAATCTCGACAAGAGAAg TCCCAGACATCAACGAACCTCACTGTGTGTACGCCGGAGATTTGCTTAATTTCGGAAATGATACAATCTTATACGAAAAG GAAAGAGATTTTATTATCAAGATCGGTAAGAAAATATTCGAGAGCGGTACACGATCGAGAGCTGGATTCTGGACATACGGTTACACTAGTGGTCCACGTGGTGTGAAAAGTACATTCGAGAATATGGTGGAAAATGTTGACGATTTCATATCGGATGTTAACAAGAAAATGAAGTATGAGGCAGTTGAGAAACCAAATTTAACAACAAAAGG gGCAATAGCAAACCTCAACAATGCGAGCGATGGAAACAGAAACGCGAACTGTTTAGTTTTCTTTACAGGCAT agAGGATCCAACAGGCCTGTCTAAATTGAATCCATCTAAGAATGTCAAATTGGACAGAATAGTGGCAGTTAGTCTGAAAG GTTCGGATTTGAGCAACATCGTCGTAAAACCAAAAGGGACAGCCGTCAACGTTTCCAGCGATTTTACAGACGAAGACGTCAAAAATGTTGTTGACGCTATTCGGATTACATTTAATGTATAA
- a CDS encoding hypothetical protein (NECATOR_CHRII.G8714.T2), whose protein sequence is MEKKGCDGMAKPKGTGRRIQKVRRVMREERGTGIKARGRQAKQRDEGILKGHEKMSKLIKWSILALVVVGVLAAAAAVLIVLLRNRSKSEEDDDYKTTSKKWSTAARSTRDVLTEFPTSTATRGDPDEKSTTELPHREQPHCLFVGDLYNFGSNNEAYDEEGNLIADIGYSLLEQSPTSTIGFWAYGHTKIPKSPITALDRMSQKYVDFVHALEEMEYVQVEDPLSTSQAIEVINKADDKSNRANCLIFFSAQPDSENLPRLDPKNMNIDRIVAIGFNSTDLSYITAKNAVALSIPYEYNSAHVDAVIKAIKITTKKTSKVNSPASPRRQTTRRQISTREVPDINEPHCVYAGDLLNFGNDTILYEKERDFIIKIGKKIFESGTRSRAGFWTYGYTSGPRGVKSTFENMVENVDDFISDVNKKMKYEAVEKPNLTTKGAIANLNNASDGNRNANCLVFFTGIEDPTGLSKLNPSKNVKLDRIVAVSLKGSDLSNIVVKPKGTAVNVSSDFTDEDVKNVVDAIRITFNV, encoded by the exons ATGGAaaagaaggggtgcgacggcaTGGCGAAACCAAAGGGGACGGGTAGGCGGATACaaaaggtgcgacgggtcatGCGAGAAGAAAGGGGCACGGGTATCAAAGCAAGGGGGAGGCAGGCGAAACAAAGGGACGAGGGGATACTAAAAGGTCACG agaaaatgAGCAAACTTATTAAATGGAGTATTCTGGCTCTTGTCGTTGTGGGAGTTCTTGCTGCTGCAGCTGCTGTTCTTATCGTTCTGTTAAGAAATAGGAGCAAAAGTG AAGAAGATGATGATTATAAAACTACTTCGAAGAAGTGGTCAACAGCCGCACGATCAACTCGAGACGTTTTGACGGAATTCCCAACATCTACAGCCACTCGGGGTGATCCTGATGAAAAATCGACTACTGAAT TACCTCACCGGGAACAGCCACACTGTCTCTTTGTTGGTGATCTATACAATTTCGGGAGCAACAATGAAGCATACGATGAa gaaggaAACCTTATCGCTGACATTGGTTACTCTCTTCTTGAACAATCACCGACTTCGACAATAGGATTTTGGGCGTATGGGCACacaaaaatcccaaaatctcCGATAACCGCTCTCGATAGGATGAGTCAGAAATACGTTGACTTCGTCCATgctttggaagaaatggaatacGTTCAAGTTGAGGATCCCCTGTCAACATCACA GGCAATAGAGGTAATCAACAAAGCAGATGATAAGAGCAATCGTGCGAATTGCCTGATCTTCTTCTCAGCGCA ACCGGACTCCGAAAACCTACCACGATTAGATCCAAAGAACATGAACATTGACAGGATTGTGGCAATTGGCTTTAACA GTACGGATCTTAGTTATATAACTGCAAAAAATGCTGTGGCTTTAAGTATTCCATATGAATACAATTCTGCACATGTGGATGCTGTCATAAAAGCTATTAAAAT CACTACGAAAAAGACAAGCAAAGTTAATTCACCAGCATCACCTCGAAGGCAAACAACGCGTAGGCAAATCTCGACAAGAGAAg TCCCAGACATCAACGAACCTCACTGTGTGTACGCCGGAGATTTGCTTAATTTCGGAAATGATACAATCTTATACGAAAAG GAAAGAGATTTTATTATCAAGATCGGTAAGAAAATATTCGAGAGCGGTACACGATCGAGAGCTGGATTCTGGACATACGGTTACACTAGTGGTCCACGTGGTGTGAAAAGTACATTCGAGAATATGGTGGAAAATGTTGACGATTTCATATCGGATGTTAACAAGAAAATGAAGTATGAGGCAGTTGAGAAACCAAATTTAACAACAAAAGG gGCAATAGCAAACCTCAACAATGCGAGCGATGGAAACAGAAACGCGAACTGTTTAGTTTTCTTTACAGGCAT agAGGATCCAACAGGCCTGTCTAAATTGAATCCATCTAAGAATGTCAAATTGGACAGAATAGTGGCAGTTAGTCTGAAAG GTTCGGATTTGAGCAACATCGTCGTAAAACCAAAAGGGACAGCCGTCAACGTTTCCAGCGATTTTACAGACGAAGACGTCAAAAATGTTGTTGACGCTATTCGGATTACATTTAATGTATAA
- a CDS encoding hypothetical protein (NECATOR_CHRII.G8714.T3) has product MEKKGCDGMAKPKGTGRRIQKVRRVMREERGTGIKARGRQAKQRDEGILKGHEKMSKLIKWSILALVVVGVLAAAAAVLIVLLRNRSKSVSEEDDDYKTTSKKWSTAARSTRDVLTEFPTSTATRGDPDEKSTTELPHREQPHCLFVGDLYNFGSNNEAYDEEGNLIADIGYSLLEQSPTSTIGFWAYGHTKIPKSPITALDRMSQKYVDFVHALEEMEYVQVEDPLSTSQAIEVINKADDKSNRANCLIFFSAQPDSENLPRLDPKNMNIDRIVAIGFNSTDLSYITAKNAVALSIPYEYNSAHVDAVIKAIKITTKKTSKVNSPASPRRQTTRRQISTREVPDINEPHCVYAGDLLNFGNDTILYEKERDFIIKIGKKIFESGTRSRAGFWTYGYTSGPRGVKSTFENMVENVDDFISDVNKKMKYEAVEKPNLTTKGAIANLNNASDGNRNANCLVFFTGIEDPTGLSKLNPSKNVKLDRIVAVSLKGSDLSNIVVKPKGTAVNVSSDFTDEDVKNVVDAIRITFNV; this is encoded by the exons ATGGAaaagaaggggtgcgacggcaTGGCGAAACCAAAGGGGACGGGTAGGCGGATACaaaaggtgcgacgggtcatGCGAGAAGAAAGGGGCACGGGTATCAAAGCAAGGGGGAGGCAGGCGAAACAAAGGGACGAGGGGATACTAAAAGGTCACG agaaaatgAGCAAACTTATTAAATGGAGTATTCTGGCTCTTGTCGTTGTGGGAGTTCTTGCTGCTGCAGCTGCTGTTCTTATCGTTCTGTTAAGAAATAGGAGCAAAAGTG TTTCAGAAGAAGATGATGATTATAAAACTACTTCGAAGAAGTGGTCAACAGCCGCACGATCAACTCGAGACGTTTTGACGGAATTCCCAACATCTACAGCCACTCGGGGTGATCCTGATGAAAAATCGACTACTGAAT TACCTCACCGGGAACAGCCACACTGTCTCTTTGTTGGTGATCTATACAATTTCGGGAGCAACAATGAAGCATACGATGAa gaaggaAACCTTATCGCTGACATTGGTTACTCTCTTCTTGAACAATCACCGACTTCGACAATAGGATTTTGGGCGTATGGGCACacaaaaatcccaaaatctcCGATAACCGCTCTCGATAGGATGAGTCAGAAATACGTTGACTTCGTCCATgctttggaagaaatggaatacGTTCAAGTTGAGGATCCCCTGTCAACATCACA GGCAATAGAGGTAATCAACAAAGCAGATGATAAGAGCAATCGTGCGAATTGCCTGATCTTCTTCTCAGCGCA ACCGGACTCCGAAAACCTACCACGATTAGATCCAAAGAACATGAACATTGACAGGATTGTGGCAATTGGCTTTAACA GTACGGATCTTAGTTATATAACTGCAAAAAATGCTGTGGCTTTAAGTATTCCATATGAATACAATTCTGCACATGTGGATGCTGTCATAAAAGCTATTAAAAT CACTACGAAAAAGACAAGCAAAGTTAATTCACCAGCATCACCTCGAAGGCAAACAACGCGTAGGCAAATCTCGACAAGAGAAg TCCCAGACATCAACGAACCTCACTGTGTGTACGCCGGAGATTTGCTTAATTTCGGAAATGATACAATCTTATACGAAAAG GAAAGAGATTTTATTATCAAGATCGGTAAGAAAATATTCGAGAGCGGTACACGATCGAGAGCTGGATTCTGGACATACGGTTACACTAGTGGTCCACGTGGTGTGAAAAGTACATTCGAGAATATGGTGGAAAATGTTGACGATTTCATATCGGATGTTAACAAGAAAATGAAGTATGAGGCAGTTGAGAAACCAAATTTAACAACAAAAGG gGCAATAGCAAACCTCAACAATGCGAGCGATGGAAACAGAAACGCGAACTGTTTAGTTTTCTTTACAGGCAT agAGGATCCAACAGGCCTGTCTAAATTGAATCCATCTAAGAATGTCAAATTGGACAGAATAGTGGCAGTTAGTCTGAAAG GTTCGGATTTGAGCAACATCGTCGTAAAACCAAAAGGGACAGCCGTCAACGTTTCCAGCGATTTTACAGACGAAGACGTCAAAAATGTTGTTGACGCTATTCGGATTACATTTAATGTATAA